Part of the Cydia fagiglandana chromosome 2, ilCydFagi1.1, whole genome shotgun sequence genome, ATGGTTTTGACAAAGACAatataatcatacaaaagttgTCGTCGTTGTCAATGTCCTCAATTAACGTTCCCCAATTGAATTTCTAGGGATTTAAGCCGTCTGCCTACATTGTACTCGGCACGTATTTTCAGGTGTGCTGCCCTCCACAATCAGAATGGTCCTCGTTTTCACGGCCAGCGCCCATAGACTTCCCCCACCGCAAGCCCGTCCGGCCAACCCCCGACAAGGGCGACGACGTCTCAGACGCCGACAGGGAATACGCCGAGTCGTCTGATTGTCCGTCCACCCTGCAGGCACCGGCGCCGGAGACCGGCTGCTGCGGTATTGAGACTATCGGCGGCGATAGGATTGTTGGTCAGTAATTTTAGACAAAATATAATAGGTAATTAAATTACCTATGTGAGTTATGGGaacatattttatacatattactcgtacttatttatatttgtaattCTCACGATATAAGTAAAATTTTGGTTTGCTAAGACTGTATCATTTGTGTTGCAGGTGGTGATATAGCAACGGTTGAGCAGTACCCGTGGTTAGTTCTTCTTGAATATGCGGGGGGCTACACGTCATGTGGAGGCAGTCTTATAAGCTCCAGATATGTTCTCACGGCAGCACATTGTATTGGGGCCACAAGATATGGAGAAGCGTAAGTTTATTATATACTTAAGACATTTTAAAACTATTTCTCAACGCGATAGCTAATGCTTTCGTAAAAACCTAGCAGAATTAAAAACCTAAAGTATTATTCGAACTTCTAATGCCGTTGACGTTAAACCACACATATAATGATTTCAAATAGTCTTCTCGTAAACAATTACAACTTATCAACCTCTTTAATgaaacgatatcgccacttgacAGTACATAAAGTTTTTGACTGACATTGTCATTCAGATAAATTTGTATCGTCACGAAACACTACCGATAGAGATAGAAACGTTTATGCAACCATTTGCATTTTACGTTTCGTAGGTTAGAACAGGTGAAGTGCTGATAGACAAAATGTGCATGTGGTTGTAAAGCTGATGATGctgaattttattaatttcagaaagcgagtccgactcggcGAATACAACACGACTTCCTTTCCCACTGACACAGTTGAAGtgaacggtggtggttttgaaATCCTCGAGGTGATCCTCATCAGCATCGAACGTCAGATAGCCCACCCTGAATATAAGGGCGGATTTCAAGGTGGACAGCATGATATTGGGCTTGTCAAATTAAGCAAAAACGCTCCTTATACAGGTAAGTCTTTAATATAAGTCGATTGGATACGTAATTACATTCAGTTAATGTAAATTGTCTTAGTGGGTAAGTTTTAAAATAAGCTAAAGACTGCCAATGTCCTATATCGGTGACCAACTGCTACTAAGTCAATTCGCTGTTGGTCCGGATTTTAGGGCAAATTGCGTATTGGACCAAACGCTAATTGGACAAACAGCGACCTGAACCAAATGCGAGCCAGACAAACGGCTAACAAATCACACTTACCGAACGAGATTTACTGCATAATAAAATTGTAGCCATCGTTATTACACGAACAATTTGGTTTATTTTTCAGACTTCATCCGTCCAATTTGCCTACCCTCTAAGGACCCAACCGAAAAAGCTAGCGAGAACCTTCGCTTCCTGACTGCCGGTTGGGGATCCAACGGGACCGTCTTCTCCGACGTCAAACAGCACATCTCACTCCCCTACGTGCCACCGAACATCTGCCAGATCCCATACAAGCTTAGGCTTAACGATAATCAACTCTGTGCCGGTGGTGAGGAAGGTCGAGACTCGTGTAAAGGTGATTCAGGAGGACCTTTGATGATCCAATATGGACACACCTTCGAGCTAGTCGGCGTGGTCAGTTACGGTCATAATAATTGCGGTACTAAAGATGTTCCAGGTGTTTACACTCACGTATATAAATACTTGGATTGGATTAAGAAAGAAATGATTTGAAAATCCTTAGAGATACTTAAGGAACCATATTGtgtcttaataattttaatgtcaaCGCCGGTTTTGACACGTAAATAAAGCTAAACGCAGCTAATACATACGCTATGACAATGACACGTCCGCTCCATTTTTCATGTCAGCATTTTAAAAACTTTGATGTGATGGATCCTTAATAAATAAGAATTAGTAAGTACTCACCTCGAGCATTCGTCGCTGCGTCTGCGATTTTCTGAAACGCGTCCAGAAACGCAGATATTGCAACCAACGCAGATCTGAAAATAAGTTCCCGAATTAAAAATGTCATTTAGTATTTCATCTTCACATATGAAaaatttatgatttttattttctagaTAATTTTTTTGTCGCCCTACGGCTAGTAGTAAGTTTTTAGTGCTGTGCCTTGAATTAAACAACAATTCTGAAAGATAAATACGACCggcattttttattgtgaaagATACTCCACGCGATAATCTGGAGGCATGGAACAAGACCTGGCTATTGATCTTTGGAACGACACCAATCTAAGGTATATTCATTGATATGTATGCATTGCTGAAAAGTCGTCGTCGGTCCGATCAAGGCATTCAAACCATTTTACTCAACGTAAACAATGGCGTATAATTCCCCCAGTCTGTCTGATTTGCTGCTCCGATTACTCCTCATTCACTATAACTACACGGAACGGAAGTCATTCTTGCCGCCACCTCACTTTTTTTGAAACTTAATGTTTCGTAATTAAGACTGAGATCATTGTCCTTGAAGGTACTGCAGCCATGTTCGTTAAATATCATGTAACGCGTAACTATTTTACCATAAAGAAACAAGTAGGCGTACAGGGTAGTCACACTAGATAATTATAGCTAAGTTCCTTGCCACTGGAGCTTTGGATTTTAACCTAAGTAAGTCTAGCCAATATAAGTTTATAAGAGTTAATTATATAACATTGCTATGGCAAAAGTAATAGGCACCCGTATATTGCGTGACACTAAATTCGTATAACCAGTGACCGCCATTAATTTGGTAGTTTGATCCCCTGTTGTTCCCACATTAATGTAACGGAATGCAACACTTATGTAACGGAAAAACAAAGCTTAAATACACCATGTCaccatataggtacctacattactgGATTCAGAACATAGTGGAAAAGTAACCGCGAAAGagaggaatattttttttttatataaaattaatattataggacattcttacacagattgactaagtcccacagtaagctcaagaaggcttgtgttgtggggactcagacaacgatatatataatatacaaatacttaaatacatagaaaacacccgcTCCAATCACAATTTATCTGCATGTATTAATTATCCCTTTGATTGGCCTGGTATTGGAACTTATATTGTATGCAATATAATAGTAAAAATAATACACTAATATAAAAGTACTCACTTTAGCGCCGAGTGAAGTTTTGTTGCCTTTGATATGAAGTCTTCCCACATCGGAGCACTGTTCTGTAGACAAACAAAAGTACGGACATTAATGTAGCCGTAAGACAAAAgaaattttattagatttaacGACATGAAAGACAAATATTAGATGTGAGTGCCTTTATTAGGAAAGAGGTAGGtaattttgtttgtatgtttgtaaaGGCCAGTGACAAATCCAGCTACACGTGATTTTATATTCGTTCAGGAGCTAGTTTATCTAGAAAACAAAACAGGCGATTTTTGGTGACAACGATGAATAATGATGAGgacacatgttgaattttataacaaaatctaGTAAAATAGATAGCAAAGGACCAATTTTTCAGAAAAATACAGGACCTGAAAGTTTCtaaatttaagttttatttaagttccAACAAGGAAATAATTAAGGATTCCTAACATTTTATCAAAAAAGGATTGTCTAacaactatatacctacataaacgcaatatttcaccgACATAAATACAATTTTCTTGTGTTATCCAGCATACTTCTAGATGGACTCTCAGTGACCTTAGTGACGTCACGTTCACTTATCGTTTTGTTAACAGCGCAGCGTTTGGCGAGTGAAGTACGACTGTCGGACATTGACTATCATTTCTAGCTTTTGCAATATTGCTTTAATTTAATGCAATGGCCATATAGACATTTGATCCtaaaacaaacctgatcaattgatgaaaatgaaaatttgtCTCTAGACTATTTTTCGTAAATCTATTTTCAATAAACTGTACTCGTAAATCTTAAAAAGCGATGTAATAAGTCCGTAGTATTTCCAATACGTCTTTAAGAAATATTGCACCTTTTCAGAATCTTTTACAAAAGCCAACAAAACTGCTAACTCAATCAGTCAGGCACACAAAGCGAGAAATAGCACAGTTAGTGGCATATAAAAATTGCAGTCATCCGTCTCAGTACAATATTAGATAAatggccgtccgtccgtcaggcGCTATAGAATTTACATAGGCCAGCGTCCCAGCGTTTTACTTTCATCATTCAACTTACACAAAAAATTTGGAAGACTACGTTTCCTATAAACTTTATTCTTTCTATGTTTTTGTTATATATCTAATTTGACTAATTTGTCTCgtttgtgtttacgaataaagtatttttattccattatattTTATCTGGCATTTTTACATGACATCTCATCAATGATAggtttttttcaaataaaagtaaCGTTTTTCGAATGAATGAATTAGGAATGAATTACACTAAATATGTATGATCAAAACTGACAGGGTAAAACCGTGCAAAAAGATCTTGTCAATATACATACTTGTCCTAatcctaagtaggtacctatttaaagtgATGTTATGTGGTACATATAGGTACCCACATTGATTTGTTACAATAttcaattttcaataaatttgaTGTAATTGTGTCACCATGTAACTATTGTCAATTTAAACacattattagtattattacatTGGCTTTTCCAAAATCTAAATTGTAAACTTAAGAACCGCGTGTTTTATAGCGTTAGTACCTAATCATTCGACCGGACACTGGCTTGTAAGTAGTACACGTACAGTCCTGTAACGTATCTTCATTATCCTGGTCACCAACTCGCCAGGATCAGGCAGATTTAGACAAAAAACGAATATGATGAGAGATCCtaaattttaagatttctttttTTGCGATGTTAACCCTTTGTGTCacaattttttaataattgtaaaattttttgtaataaaagcgTGCAGTATTATATGACTTATGATGACTAAAATAAGGGGAAAATTGTTTTAGGCAATTTTGAAGGGGATGTATGTAAATAGGTGGTTGGTATATAGATGACCACCAGGACGAAAAGAGTTAAGCAAatcgtttgaaaaatattacatttccATAGATTGGTTGGCATAGATTAATGACATCTATAACATGTCAATACCATTTCTACTGCTATACTAATACTGCTAGTACTCGTAACACACTCTGCTGTTGCATTTGCACAAATATCACTGCGTCACGTTCGTTTGCAATATCAGACAAACATATGGCAAATAATACGTCCATCATATGGTAAGAAAATATgtctatgtacttatgattgttttaatgtaataaatttttgttgttttcaTATGGTAAGACTATACCTATGCTAAGACATTATCTTCTATCTTATTGATATATAAGCTACTAACgaagaatagttatttgtataaCAAGAAAGCAAGAACGTTTAAACTCTTGGTAACGTTGAAACCCGAGTAAGGAAATTATATCAAAATGAAGTTCCTATAATTAATTCGCTTCATAAGACCTAATAGCATAATGAACTAATCTAAAATGTTGTTGTTACTGTTGATATTTCGGCTTAAAAGGGTGGAATGGAATGAAAACGTGTTTTGTAAATAAACTAAAAGATGCCTTTCTTAAgaagcattatttttttagatgACCCACTAACATCTGTCTGGACCTATATTTAAACACAACCCTTTAAAATACCTCTAACTATGCGCTATGTCTATCACCCTCCCTCTTGTCAAAATATCTCATTTCTATCTCTTCTTCACAGAGCGGTAAACATCACAAGGATAGTATACTTTGTCCTAGAAGTTTAGGGAATCTTAATTAGGTACATTTAGTGTGTGAGAAATACtctttttcttaattttttttcaaatgctgCGGtggtaataattatatttatattagtaATTAGTGAAACAGTGACAGAATACCGTCGTAGACACGATCTTAGTCTATCTATACCGATGAACTTAAGTAAAATTATTATCAGGTACCTAATATGTAACGAgtacagtaagtaggtacttgttttTGCTAAACCCACTTGATCGACTAGTACCTAAATTCTTTTTGTACACCAGTTTTGTCTTGATATCCGCATCGAAACAATTTCATGGTAGGTAATGATAAGAACCACGACAAATGTAATGTAACTAACTGTACAGCACAGCAGGAAATTATTTTCCGTATATTTTTCTACTTGGGTAGGTAATGAACACACCGGTCTTCGGTGCACAAAATGGTTCTATGGTGCAGTGGAGATAATCtagatacaaaaaaaaacataattatttgacTATTTTTAACACGAGTAGCACTTCATTCAAAAAAGTGATGAAGTGGAACtcctgatgatgatcagaacggaactcttcaacaatacacgtttggtgatttgttctcttcgttatgtttgttaaacaAGTTAGATTTTCAAGCCACATTTGTGTCAAGCTCGAGGATTTatgttattactaaaactttgtTTGTTTCTCGTATAAGTGATTTATTATCTtagagaaataaatatatttgaacTGAACTGATTCTATGAGAAATTGAGGCAACTCCTCAACTCTTGTTAAAGCATACTAACAGCGATTTTAGCTATATAAAAACCAAGCATTTGCATTTAAATTAAACtacatatacagtgtggaaagataagtcgggccctggatgcagttttgtttctttttaaaaataaaggaatgtctcctttaagtaaaatgacccagcttaaggatttaaggtagtatCCTTCCAGGGCCCGACATATCTTTCCATACTgtatatattaaatttaatttaaatgaaactgCTCATGAAGGACCAATGGAACTTCTCTACAAAAcgacaaaatatttttaagtcttGAGGCTAATTATAATTGTTATGAGATGCACtatatatacagggtcatttttggaccgatagacatattgtgcgaggtgattaggtaggccatactgaccacctttttgtatgggaccaactccgaaatcacaaaaagaATTTTGCccgtttcataaattttggtcgagtggatgtcgacgttttctacgggaaggccattttttttttgggataCCGGGGTTGGTCCgctagaaaaagttgttcagtgtgacctacctaatcacctcgcacaatatggctaacggtccataAATTACCCTGTATATGGCattttaaactgttttgtgaagtcgtattttttctttaatagattatttactgtattattatacctcttttaaatttagaatgtaCACACAGCTTAATATCTACTCTTACAGGTCATGATTACTCGTCTTGTCCCGGCTTGCTCATAAGTCTCATAACGGCCTATGACAGAGCAATGACCCTATTTTGTTATGACCGCAATTTTTGTTGTTCTACAgcaaaacgggacttaatcacGTAAATCGTGTTCCATTTACTTAGAGATTTTAATGGTATTGGCACGACGCTTCTGAATTCTGAAATGATTATCACAGGCAGGAGGAGCAAAATTCAAGCATCTAATATCTCTGTCAACTCTCGTCAACTTCTCGTCATACGATCTTTACGATGACGTTCACAGACGATTTGATGCAACTAACTGAACTGACCCGTAATGTGGTACAGTTTACAAAATAGAGTGAATATATTTTCGTTGTCAAAGCAAACTCACAAAGAAAGCTTCAAGTCCACTGTACGTTATCTACGTTTCCACGAAAATTCACATTTTCCAAGGGGCGAACCGTTAAGGGGTTTATGTAGAGCCTTTTAGGCCCAATTATGGCAAGATTTGTTGCAGGCCTAAATGGAGATTGCAAGTGACGGTTCAATTCTATCCGGATTTAacgtttaaatttaataattaactGCGGTGCGGCATTTTGATAAATATGAACTGAATAAGGTTTTTCAAGGTACATAATCGTATTTTACTTTGATTGTTTACTAATTAGATAAATATTATATCGATAGAAGAAAGCTAGAATATAAGTATACATGAAACCATgaaaatttattatagaatacaTTGTGACTCATAATATAACGATCATttgctttattatatgtaatcaaggtatgtttaaatTAAGGGATATAAGACAAATACCCCGTATTGCCCCAAAAAAAACCTCTTTCAAACTGTTAGCTTAGTTACTGCAAAGTTTTGTCAAGTATTCAAATGCCAGGTAAAACTATAAGCTCTTACAACAAGTTCCAACTTCGACGAACTCTACTCGTTAGCGAGTTAACGAATGCACACCGATAACTTCTAACTATAATTTGACTACAAGAAATAGGGTACCAATAGTTAGAGCACCACTAAGTCTCATATTGTCAACGGTTCTTGTTAATTACAATACCTATTTACAATGATTAAATTAGTTTTGTTTGTTCGAATGTTTGTTGTGTTTTGATGACATGGTTCAGCTAACTTTGCTTAATTATtctgtctatttttttattatttcggTTTTCATTTGAATTGATTATCCGAACATTCCGAGCTATCCAAGACGATATTTATCAGGACGAAAAAAGTTATACATAAAAGATCCCACGCAAAATAAGGAAATCTGACCCTACCATACATAGGTACTTTCAAGTGTcagatagagtcagaccaaactaagttggcagcgattttgatatccCAGACGCTGTAAATGTTAAGtaaatgtcataatttcatagaaacttgacgttaaaataacacgtgcacttcCTGGACTACCAAAATCGCTACCtacttagcttggtctgactctagtgtAGATACTATTCAGAGAGTAAACATTTTCAAATCATGGCAATGATGTcattttaatttgaatattaTCAAACTTACCTAAGTAAATATTTGCTTAACTGCTAGGTATCGCCGTGTTCCCGAAACGCAACAGGCCAAATGAAAATGCGATACCTACCTCTTGCAAAACCCACGTGAACCATAGACGTAAATATCATTTGCTGTAAACACCTCTGTGGGTTAGCTTTGAACACCATCTGTTATATTATGTAACCACAATTTATTCGTTCATAAAcagatttcattactttataAACAGTCGTATAAACGTTCCGGGTGCTATTAGGTAAACGAGCTATCGTagactcttcttcttcttttataTCTATATAAAAAGATTGGATTTCGTAATTGTATTAAGACAAAACAGAACGCATTGCATACCTAGCTTATATGTATATAAGGTGCGTTTTAGACGGAATATTAGGTACGTACCCACTTAAGGTTATATACATAGTTGGTCATCACTGAACAAAATGTAACATACATAAACCTTGTAATGCCGCATTTCATAATAGTTTAAGATTTTACGCAAAGATAACGAAAGCTTTCATCAAAGCGCCCACGTACCCAAATCATCTACCTACGTATTTACTTAACAACCTCGTATCTCAAGATACAGCAGATTGGAAAAGGAACTTTATTTCAAGGCAACACATGTCAATAATGATAACGTGGAATATACATTGTATACCTATATTTAAGAAAAGTGAACAGCTTAAATTGAGATTTAGTAAACACAGTGTTCATTCACCTGCGAGCAGGGACTGAAAAGGTACCGTTAAAAACGGTTATGACCGGTCTTTTTAAAGGTACCCGACCGTTAAAAGTAGCATTTCGGTACCAATATCAATCGGTACCCGTATCCAAACAAGCTTCCgttcaaacggtaccgttaaataaaagtacctttaggtgtttttttataggtacccgaccgttaaactagcattccatattgatatcaatactttaggtATCCAAATAAGCTTTAGcccaaacggtaccgttaaatgtAGGCATCCGTCCAAACGGTacccttaaataaaaaaaccttataGCGTTTGATCTGATACCTCAATTCAAAGCGGTCACTCGCGAGAGCGGGAGGTAACGCGTGTCTCCCTCTCACTTTTCACTAGGTACACGGATCCCAATGTGATTGTTTGTGAATtatattgtcatcatcatcatcatcatcatcattgacaTAAAAgccatcatgggtgtcgttttataggtttcagggagtgcagaattcaaaaatgatgacaattttggaatccaagatgtctgacgtgcactttgacataaaagtcatcatgggtgtcgttttataggtttcagggagtgtagaattcaaaaatgatgacaattttggaatccaagatgtctgacgtgcactttgacataaaagtcatcatgtgtgtcgttttataggttttagggcgtgcagaattcaaaaatgatgactcgGCACTCCTatgtcgacttttatgacaaagtgcacggcagacatgttggattccaaaacagttatcattttctaaatccgCAGTCCTAAAAGCTATAAAACAACaaagaccttattacaaaaggcataaggtcctttACCTACTGAAGACCGTTAGccttaacggtaccgtttgaattttatttattcgggTACCGTTACTATTTGATACCttttcaattgatacctttatattagatactggtattttgccgttt contains:
- the LOC134676437 gene encoding phenoloxidase-activating enzyme-like is translated as MKCYYFSFCVALNIGLISGQSQCRTPKGEAGTCVLLDKCQPLKDIDQNNAKTEEDLLFLRQASCGLSYNFKPKVCCPPQSEWSSFSRPAPIDFPHRKPVRPTPDKGDDVSDADREYAESSDCPSTLQAPAPETGCCGIETIGGDRIVGGDIATVEQYPWLVLLEYAGGYTSCGGSLISSRYVLTAAHCIGATRYGEAKRVRLGEYNTTSFPTDTVEVNGGGFEILEVILISIERQIAHPEYKGGFQGGQHDIGLVKLSKNAPYTDFIRPICLPSKDPTEKASENLRFLTAGWGSNGTVFSDVKQHISLPYVPPNICQIPYKLRLNDNQLCAGGEEGRDSCKGDSGGPLMIQYGHTFELVGVVSYGHNNCGTKDVPGVYTHVYKYLDWIKKEMI